A stretch of Clostridia bacterium DNA encodes these proteins:
- a CDS encoding N-6 DNA methylase, whose product MPDKAFSFCIKISRNIDPTSGSGSLLINIGRSVAKHIDDDDNIKYYAQELKQNTYNLTRMNIIMRGILPSNITTRNGDTLEDDWPYFENSDPVGTYNPLYVDAVVSNPPYSQNWDPEGKETDPRYARFGLAPKGKADYAFLLHDLYHIKPDGIMTIVLPHGVLFRGGEEGTIRKNLIENNHIDVIIGLPVNIFFGTGIPTIIMVLKQKRENTDVLIIDASKGFVKVGKNNILQASDIKRIADTVAARKDVSKFSRVVSRSEIRSNEYNLNIPRYVDSSEAPESWDIYASMFGGIPKKEIEELSDFWQTFPELKTDLFIRDTGEHVDVAEGNLKDIIKNHPNVVSFKEHFARAFEGFDVELYTHLIEGMETLNISKEETVLSDEIFSRLASVPLVDEYKAYQLLNDEWVKIAVDLEMIQTEGFEATKQVEPNMVSKKKNGKDVEVQEGWQGRIIPFDLVQGALLHKETVALKAKEERLIQVNSLQQEIFDSLTEEEKEDLNDVLNDDNTAFLTSSVSKVAKALLKELLKEHAAEYYADDSPEGKLLAMKSLLDEEKALKKDIKTDSTKLHLLTKETIENLLDEQVYSLLELKWITPLMSELQQMPAAILDDLAVKVQALADKYSITLSDVEEEIIETEGMLASMLEQLTASEVDIKGLTELKKLLGGE is encoded by the coding sequence GTGCCGGATAAGGCTTTTTCTTTTTGTATCAAAATCAGCAGGAACATAGATCCGACGAGTGGGTCAGGTAGCTTGCTGATAAATATCGGTCGAAGTGTTGCTAAGCACATAGATGATGACGATAACATCAAATACTATGCTCAAGAGCTCAAGCAAAATACATATAACCTAACTCGTATGAATATAATAATGCGTGGTATTCTACCGTCTAACATCACGACTCGCAACGGCGATACCTTAGAGGACGATTGGCCGTATTTTGAAAATAGTGATCCGGTTGGCACGTATAACCCCTTGTATGTAGATGCGGTTGTTTCCAATCCACCGTATTCGCAAAATTGGGATCCAGAAGGCAAAGAAACTGACCCGCGTTATGCTCGTTTTGGCCTGGCGCCAAAAGGTAAAGCTGATTACGCTTTTCTACTACACGACCTATATCATATCAAGCCTGATGGCATCATGACCATTGTTCTTCCACACGGTGTTTTATTTCGTGGTGGTGAAGAGGGTACAATCCGTAAGAATCTGATTGAGAACAACCACATCGATGTCATTATTGGGTTGCCTGTCAATATATTCTTTGGTACGGGCATACCAACCATCATCATGGTGCTTAAGCAAAAGCGTGAAAATACTGATGTGCTAATTATCGATGCATCTAAGGGTTTTGTAAAAGTTGGAAAAAATAATATACTTCAGGCTTCAGACATCAAACGAATTGCAGATACGGTAGCAGCACGTAAAGATGTGTCGAAGTTTTCTCGTGTGGTCTCTCGAAGTGAGATTCGCAGTAATGAATACAATCTCAACATCCCACGTTACGTTGATTCTTCCGAAGCTCCTGAAAGCTGGGATATTTATGCCTCCATGTTCGGAGGTATACCTAAAAAGGAAATTGAAGAACTTTCTGACTTTTGGCAGACTTTTCCTGAGCTGAAGACAGATTTGTTTATTAGGGACACTGGTGAGCATGTAGATGTTGCTGAGGGTAATCTCAAGGATATCATCAAAAATCATCCGAATGTAGTCTCTTTCAAAGAACACTTTGCGAGGGCTTTCGAAGGTTTTGATGTTGAGTTGTACACCCATCTTATAGAGGGGATGGAGACTTTAAATATTTCCAAGGAAGAAACTGTACTTAGCGATGAAATTTTCAGTCGTTTAGCATCTGTGCCACTAGTTGATGAATACAAGGCATACCAGCTCCTAAATGATGAGTGGGTCAAGATAGCTGTTGACTTGGAAATGATTCAAACAGAAGGCTTCGAAGCTACTAAGCAAGTTGAACCTAACATGGTCTCAAAGAAAAAGAATGGCAAAGATGTCGAAGTTCAAGAAGGTTGGCAAGGTAGAATTATACCATTTGATTTAGTTCAAGGAGCGCTACTTCACAAGGAAACAGTAGCTTTAAAAGCAAAAGAAGAACGCCTTATACAGGTAAATTCTTTGCAACAAGAAATCTTTGATTCGCTCACGGAAGAAGAAAAGGAAGATTTGAACGATGTTCTAAATGACGATAACACTGCATTTCTGACAAGTTCAGTGAGTAAAGTGGCTAAAGCGCTACTTAAAGAGCTACTTAAAGAGCATGCTGCGGAATACTACGCAGACGATAGCCCAGAGGGTAAGCTTCTTGCCATGAAGAGCTTGCTCGACGAAGAAAAGGCTCTAAAGAAAGATATTAAGACTGATTCCACAAAGCTGCACTTACTCACTAAAGAAACCATTGAAAACTTGCTAGATGAACAAGTCTATTCTTTACTGGAATTGAAATGGATCACTCCACTGATGTCAGAATTACAACAGATGCCGGCAGCTATTCTCGATGACCTTGCAGTGAAGGTACAGGCGCTTGCGGATAAATATTCTATTACCCTTTCTGATGTGGAAGAAGAAATAATTGAAACAGAAGGAATGCTCGCGTCCATGCTGGAACAGCTCACTGCCAGCGAAGTGGACATTAAGGGGCTGACTGAACTAAAAAAACTGTTGGGAGGTGAGTGA